In the Leptotrichia sp. oral taxon 212 genome, one interval contains:
- the dnaJ gene encoding molecular chaperone DnaJ: MAKRDYYEVLGVPKNASESDIKKAYRKAAMKYHPDKFANSSEAEKKDAEEKFKEINEAYEILSDAQKKAAYDQYGHAAFEPGGPGGAGGFGGFGQGGGFGGFDFGDVDLGDIFGDFFGGGRGRRNQGPKVHQGADLRYNLTLTLEEVAFGVEKEIKYKRNGKCHTCHGSGAEPGNRMKTCDKCSGSGHIRTQQRSIFGIQTVMHECDQCHGTGKIPEKACNTCHGTGVEKETVTRKIRIPSGVETGQRLIVRDGGDAGENDGVYGDLYIFITVKEHEIFTRNGNDIYCEIPIGMTTAILGGEVEVPTIDGKSKIKIPEGTQNGKVFRLREKGITQSGRRGSEIITIKVETPTNLTEKQKKILEEFDESLGKKNYKESHSFMEKIKKFFKKFDN; encoded by the coding sequence ATGGCGAAAAGAGATTATTATGAAGTACTTGGAGTGCCAAAAAATGCAAGTGAATCAGATATAAAGAAGGCGTATAGAAAAGCTGCCATGAAATATCATCCTGATAAGTTTGCTAATTCATCTGAAGCTGAAAAAAAAGACGCCGAAGAAAAATTTAAGGAAATTAATGAAGCTTATGAAATATTGTCTGACGCTCAGAAAAAAGCTGCATATGATCAGTATGGTCATGCTGCATTTGAACCAGGAGGACCTGGAGGAGCAGGTGGCTTTGGCGGATTTGGACAAGGTGGAGGCTTTGGTGGCTTTGATTTTGGTGATGTTGATCTAGGAGATATATTTGGGGATTTCTTTGGCGGTGGAAGAGGTCGTCGTAATCAGGGGCCTAAAGTACATCAAGGTGCCGATTTGAGATATAATCTGACACTTACATTGGAAGAAGTGGCATTTGGAGTAGAAAAAGAGATAAAATATAAGAGAAATGGAAAATGTCACACATGTCATGGTTCTGGTGCTGAACCAGGTAACAGAATGAAAACATGTGATAAATGTAGTGGTTCCGGACATATAAGAACACAACAGAGATCTATTTTTGGAATACAGACTGTAATGCATGAATGTGATCAATGCCATGGTACAGGAAAAATACCTGAAAAAGCATGTAATACTTGTCATGGAACAGGAGTGGAAAAAGAAACTGTTACGAGAAAGATAAGAATACCATCTGGTGTTGAAACAGGTCAGAGGCTGATTGTAAGAGATGGTGGAGATGCCGGAGAAAATGACGGGGTGTATGGAGATTTGTATATATTCATTACTGTCAAGGAACATGAAATATTTACAAGAAATGGAAATGATATCTACTGTGAAATTCCAATAGGAATGACTACTGCCATTTTAGGTGGAGAAGTTGAAGTTCCTACAATTGACGGAAAATCAAAAATAAAAATACCCGAAGGAACACAGAATGGTAAAGTATTCAGACTGAGGGAAAAAGGAATAACTCAGTCAGGAAGAAGAGGTTCAGAAATAATAACTATAAAGGTAGAAACACCTACTAATCTTACTGAAAAGCAGAAAAAAATACTTGAAGAATTTGATGAATCCTTAGGAAAGAAAAATTATAAGGAATCACATTCTTTTATGGAAAAAATTAAAAAATTTTTTAAAAAGTTTGATAATTAA